A genomic stretch from Fusarium musae strain F31 chromosome 9, whole genome shotgun sequence includes:
- a CDS encoding hypothetical protein (EggNog:ENOG41) — MTQDEYNTRAPHEGMSPGRYAATRFSSLKPPMHNVPNPIKLVRMLNSQQWAFFFVAFAAWTWDAFDFFSVSLTVTSLSKTFDKSKTDITWGITLVLMFRSVGSIAFGIASDRYGRKWPFVVNNLLFIVLELGTGFCQTYQQFLACRALFGVAMGGLYGNAAATALEDCPEEARGLMSGILQQGYAFGYLLCAAFARGLVDTTSHDWRPLFWFGACPPVLFIIARLMLPETQAYQERQHAREVAGADGKGKVFIKEGKVALKHHWLLLVYLVLLMAGFNFMSHGSQDLYPTMLENQLNFSKNKVTVTQVVANLGAMLGGTVVGFSSQSLGRRISIIACCIVGGALLYPYTFVRDSSIIAAAFFQQFCVQGAWGVIPIHLMELSPGAFRTFVVGTSYQLGNLVSSASSTIEARLGENFPLPDNAEGQTRYDYGKVICIFMACVYVYVIVLTFIGPENLRGKFDVAHDSDAREAMGDGAMEQAADRHGHYDEETGRISSEKPEVAHLRE; from the exons ATGACTCAAGACGAGTACAACACTCGCGCACCTCACGAGGGCATGTCCCCAGGTCGTTACGCAGCCACAAGATTCTCCTCGCTCAAGCCTCCCATGCACAATGTCCCGAATCCCATCAAACTCGTGCGCATGTTGAACTCCCAACAATGGGCATTCTTCTTTGTCGCCTTCGCAGCTTGG ACATGGGACGCATTCGATTTCTTCTCCGTATCTCTCACCGTTACAAGTCTCAGCAAAACCTTTGACAAATCCAAAACCGACATTACATGGGGCATCACCCTCGTTCTCATGTTCAGATCCGTTGGCTCTATCGCCTTCGGTATCGCGAGTGATCGATACGGTCGAAAGTGGCCATTCGTGGTCAACAACCTTCTCTTCATTGTTCTTGAACTT GGCACTGGTTTCTGTCAAACCTACCAGCAGTTTCTAGCTTGCAGAGCCCTTTTTGGCGTTGCCATGGGCGGTCTTTATGGTAACGCTGCCGCCACTGCCCTCGAAGATTGTCCAGAGGAGGCCCGTGGTCTCATGAGTGGTATTCTCCAGCAAGGT TATGCTTTCGGATACCTTCTCTGCGCTGCATTTGCTCGCGGTCTCGTCGATACAACATCTCACGACTGGCGTCCTCTCTTCTGGTTCGGCGCTTGTCCCCcagttctcttcatcatcgctcgTCTGATGCTCCCCGAGACACAAGCCTATCAGGAACGCCAACACGCACGAGAGGTTGCTGGTGCAGACGGGAAAGGAAAGGTCTTCATCAAAGAAGGCAAAGTCGCTCTTAAGCACCATTGGCTTCTGCTGGTATATCTCGTCCTTCTCATGGCGGGCTTCAACTTTATGAGCCACGGTAGCCAGGACTTGTACCCTACCATGTTGGAGAACCAGCTCAACTTTtccaagaacaaggtcaCTGTCACCCAGGTTGTGGCTAACTTGGGAGCTATGCTTGGTGGCACTGTCGTCGGGTTCAGCAGCCAATCTCTTGGTCGTCGAATCAGCATCATCGCTTGTTGCATCGTTGGCGGTGCCCTGCTGTATCCCTATACTTTTGTCCGCGACTCTTCAATTATTGCGGCTGCGTTTTTCCAGCAATTCTGTGTCCAGGGAGCTTGGGGTGTCATTCCTATCCATTTGATGGAATTATCTCCAGGAGCTTTCCGTACTTTCGTCGTCGGTACATCCTATCAGCTCGGTAACCTTGTGTCTTCAGCTTCGTCGACCATCGAGGCCCGTCTCGGCGAGAACTTCCCACTTCCCGACAACGCTGAAGGCCAGACTCGCTACGACTACGGAAAAGTCATCTGTATCTTCATGGCATGTGTGTACGTGTACGTCATTGTTCTGACGTTCATCGGCCCTGAGAACTTGAGGGGCAAGTTCGATGTTGCCCATGACTCTGATGCCAGGGAGGCCATGGGCGACGGGGCTATGGAACAGGCCGCTGACCGCCATGGGCATTACGACGAGGAAACCGGTAGGATCAGCAGTGAGAAGCCTGAGGTTGCTCACCTGCGGGAATAG
- a CDS encoding hypothetical protein (EggNog:ENOG41) gives MALTGSCMCGAIAYKSDSDAAITALCHCIDCQKWTGGAFTSNAVVAESDFSVTKGSPKQYDVTGASGKINHHFFCCDCGSSLYTRLDVMPGNIIIKAGGLDNGKANLDNKINVEFYCRDRVSYLQAAEGAKQEHLFG, from the exons ATGGCTCTGACTGGCAGCTGCATGTGTGGTGCCATCGCTTACAAGAGCGACA GCGACGCTGCTATTACGGCTCTATGCCACTGTATTGATTGCCAGAAATGGACTGGCGGTGCCTTTACTTCCAATGCCGTTGTCGCTGAGAGCGACTTCTCCGTCACCAAGG GTTCTCCCAAGCAATACGATGTCACCGGTGCCTCGGGCAAGATAAACCACCACTTCTTCTGTTGTGACTGCGGCTCCAGCCTGTACACTCGCCTGGATGTCATGCCTGGCAATATCATCATTAAGGCTGGTGGTCTCGACAACGGCAAGGCCAACCtcgacaacaagatcaatgTCGAGTTTTACTGCCGTGATCGTGTTAGCTACCTGCAGGCTGCTGAGGGAGCCAAGCAGGAGCACCTCTTTGGCTAA